One Pedosphaera parvula Ellin514 DNA segment encodes these proteins:
- a CDS encoding GspE/PulE family protein: MSDIISDPLLSLIKEQNLIDDLQYEEVEGELGRSGKPVIQILQDLGIMDIATILQLEADALSTEVVSLRDRELTKDILAAVPASTARMYRCIPVGVFGNTVQIAPMEPLDPRHIDELGFVVKRDIQVVVADPADIEKAIEKSYGTEEESFSDILKEIGDDKGIASEVAAVEGANSDTVLADLANEVPIVRFVNLILFQAVQDRASDIHFEPFETEFRIRYRVDGALYEMAPPPKHLALPVTSRIKVMANLNISERRLPQDGRISLNLGNRVIDLRVSTLPTQFGESVVLRVLDRNSVNLDINALGFPRNIHEYVVEAINRPNGIFVVTGPTGSGKTTTLYSCLRTVNTIDSKLLTAEDPVEFDIEGIMQVAINEASGLTFSKVLRSFLRQDPDIIMVGEMRDLETAQISIQASLTGHLVLSTLHTNDAPGAVTRLVDMGVEPFLISSTLMGVLAQRLVRTVCKNCRTPFEPTENQLNLLNLSPHDLGDKMFYYGRGCSTCNDTGYKGRKGIYELLVVSEPIRALINERAPTVVVRQKAVELGMITLREDGLRGIFDGNTTIEEVVKYT, translated from the coding sequence ATGTCAGACATTATTTCTGATCCTTTGCTGTCGTTGATCAAGGAACAAAACCTGATCGACGACTTGCAGTACGAAGAAGTCGAGGGGGAACTGGGCCGCAGTGGCAAACCTGTGATTCAGATCCTGCAGGACTTGGGCATCATGGACATCGCCACAATCCTGCAACTCGAAGCGGATGCGCTCAGTACGGAAGTCGTTTCCCTGCGCGATCGGGAATTGACCAAGGACATCCTGGCGGCAGTTCCTGCTTCCACAGCCCGCATGTACCGTTGCATTCCGGTCGGCGTCTTCGGCAATACCGTCCAGATCGCCCCGATGGAGCCGCTCGATCCCCGTCATATTGATGAACTGGGTTTCGTTGTCAAAAGAGACATCCAGGTGGTGGTGGCTGATCCCGCTGACATCGAAAAAGCCATTGAAAAGAGTTATGGCACGGAAGAGGAAAGTTTCTCGGATATTCTGAAGGAAATCGGCGATGACAAGGGAATCGCCAGCGAGGTTGCCGCAGTCGAAGGTGCCAATAGTGATACCGTTTTGGCGGATCTTGCAAATGAAGTTCCCATTGTTCGCTTCGTAAATTTGATTTTATTCCAGGCTGTTCAGGATCGTGCGAGTGATATTCATTTCGAGCCGTTTGAAACGGAATTCCGCATTCGGTATCGCGTGGATGGTGCGCTCTACGAAATGGCCCCTCCGCCCAAGCACCTGGCTTTGCCCGTCACCTCGCGTATCAAGGTCATGGCGAACCTGAACATCTCAGAACGCCGCCTCCCGCAGGACGGACGTATCAGCCTGAATCTCGGAAATCGCGTCATCGATCTGCGCGTATCCACTCTCCCAACTCAATTTGGCGAATCTGTGGTGTTGCGTGTTCTCGATCGGAACTCGGTCAATCTCGATATCAATGCGCTCGGTTTTCCCCGCAACATCCACGAGTACGTTGTCGAAGCGATTAATCGTCCGAACGGCATCTTCGTCGTCACTGGGCCCACTGGTTCCGGCAAAACGACCACGCTTTATTCCTGCCTGCGCACGGTTAATACCATCGATTCCAAGTTGCTGACCGCGGAGGATCCGGTGGAGTTTGACATCGAAGGCATCATGCAGGTGGCTATCAACGAAGCTTCCGGACTGACTTTCAGTAAAGTGTTGCGCTCGTTCCTGCGTCAAGATCCCGACATCATCATGGTGGGAGAAATGCGCGATCTGGAAACCGCCCAGATTTCCATTCAAGCCTCCCTTACTGGTCACTTGGTTTTGAGCACGCTCCATACGAACGATGCTCCCGGCGCCGTCACACGTCTCGTGGACATGGGCGTGGAACCGTTCCTGATTTCCTCCACCTTGATGGGGGTGTTGGCTCAACGCCTGGTGCGTACGGTTTGCAAGAACTGCCGCACACCGTTCGAGCCGACCGAAAATCAGCTGAATCTTTTGAACCTGTCCCCACACGACCTGGGTGATAAAATGTTCTACTACGGCCGCGGTTGTTCCACTTGTAATGATACCGGTTACAAAGGCCGAAAAGGTATTTATGAATTGCTGGTGGTGAGCGAGCCGATTCGTGCGCTCATCAACGAACGCGCACCAACTGTGGTGGTCCGTCAAAAGGCCGTCGAACTGGGAATGATAACGTTGCGGGAGGATGGCCTGCGCGGTATATTCGACGGCAACACAACCATCGAAGAAGTGGTGAAATACACCTAA